The following proteins come from a genomic window of Mammaliicoccus sp. Marseille-Q6498:
- the fabI gene encoding enoyl-ACP reductase FabI, protein MFNLEGKTYVIMGIANKRSIGFGVAKVLDKLGAKLVFTYRKERSKLQLEKLFDELENQTEQHLFECDVQQDDHVVDAFKQIGEKFGHIDGVYHSIAFANMEDLRGRFVDTSREGFLLAQDISSYSLTIVSREAKKLMPEGGSIVATTYLGGEFAVPNYNVMGVAKASLEANVKYLARDLGEDNIRVNAISAGPIRTLSAKGVGGFNSILKEIEERSPLKRNVDIEEVGKTAAFLLSDYSSGVTGENIHVDSGYHVVR, encoded by the coding sequence ATGTTTAATTTAGAAGGTAAAACATACGTAATTATGGGTATCGCAAACAAAAGAAGTATAGGTTTTGGAGTTGCTAAAGTATTAGATAAATTAGGCGCTAAACTTGTTTTCACATACAGAAAAGAACGTAGTAAACTTCAACTAGAAAAATTATTTGATGAACTTGAAAATCAAACTGAACAACATTTATTCGAATGTGATGTTCAACAAGACGATCATGTTGTAGATGCTTTTAAACAAATCGGTGAAAAATTTGGTCATATAGATGGCGTGTATCATTCAATCGCTTTTGCTAATATGGAAGATTTAAGAGGTAGATTTGTTGATACTTCTCGTGAAGGATTCTTATTAGCACAAGATATTAGTTCTTACTCACTTACTATCGTATCAAGAGAAGCGAAAAAACTTATGCCTGAAGGTGGAAGCATTGTAGCGACTACTTATTTAGGTGGAGAATTTGCTGTACCTAATTACAATGTTATGGGTGTAGCTAAAGCAAGTTTAGAAGCTAATGTTAAATATTTAGCTCGTGACTTAGGTGAAGACAACATTAGAGTTAACGCTATTTCAGCAGGTCCTATCCGTACATTAAGTGCTAAAGGAGTAGGCGGCTTTAACTCAATTTTAAAAGAAATTGAAGAGCGCTCACCTTTAAAACGAAATGTTGATATTGAAGAAGTTGGTAAAACAGCTGCTTTCTTATTAAGTGACTATTCAAGCGGTGTAACTGGAGAAAATATCCATGTAGATTCTGGTTATCACGTAGTAAGATAA
- a CDS encoding cation:proton antiporter, whose amino-acid sequence MEHSSFTSLVIVVIAAFLTPILVNRLKISFLPVVVAEIIMGIIIGDSLFGLVKEDAWLSILSTLGFIFLMFLSGLEIDFSAFKTKKHFEEDEQKVPSNIYLAAIVFTLIMLFSILLAYIFKWTGLIDDVLLMVIIISTISLGVVVPTLKEMNIMHTTIGQFILLVAVVADLATMLLLTVYGTINAKGDSPLWLIVLLIAFSIVFYIMGGYFIKSPFLKKLTSGTTQIGIRAVFALIILLVALAEGVGAENILGAFLAGVIVSLLGPDQDMVEKLDSFGYGFFIPIFFIMVGVNLNIPTLIKEPGLLIIIPLLFIAFLISKLIPVSIIGKWYDKKTTISSAFLLTSTLSLVIAAAKIAEQLGTISPEISGILILSAVVTCVFVPIVFKKLFPMPEETKRVVKVSFIGKNQLSIPVAQSIHSHIYQTTMFFRKELSDSRSLDSSIKTHALDNYIEEELIELGLFNSDIIVCSANDDQINKEIALMAHKHNVKRIICKQESITDDEELKDKNIEFFSSFLSNKILLKGLIESPNMLNLLSNVETSLYEIEMKNHSYHNVLLRSFPFAGDIIFVRIIRGKDSIVPHGDTELQYGDKLIVTGSKEYVSQLKQDMEFI is encoded by the coding sequence ATGGAGCATTCGAGTTTCACGTCGCTAGTAATAGTTGTTATAGCAGCATTTTTAACACCTATACTGGTTAATAGACTTAAAATATCTTTCTTACCTGTTGTAGTAGCTGAAATCATTATGGGAATCATCATTGGTGATTCTTTATTTGGTTTAGTTAAAGAAGATGCGTGGTTATCCATTTTATCAACACTAGGTTTTATATTTTTAATGTTTTTAAGTGGTTTAGAAATTGATTTTTCAGCTTTTAAAACGAAAAAGCATTTTGAGGAAGATGAGCAAAAGGTTCCAAGTAATATATATTTAGCTGCAATTGTATTTACATTAATTATGTTATTCTCTATTTTATTAGCTTATATATTTAAATGGACAGGTTTAATCGATGATGTCTTACTTATGGTTATCATCATTTCTACAATTAGTCTTGGGGTAGTTGTACCAACATTGAAAGAAATGAATATCATGCATACAACTATCGGACAATTTATTCTATTAGTAGCAGTTGTTGCCGATTTAGCTACAATGTTGTTATTAACAGTATATGGTACGATAAATGCTAAAGGGGATTCACCGTTATGGTTAATCGTTTTATTAATTGCTTTTAGTATTGTTTTCTATATAATGGGCGGATATTTCATTAAATCCCCATTCCTTAAAAAGTTAACATCAGGTACGACTCAAATCGGTATTAGAGCCGTATTTGCGTTAATTATACTATTAGTAGCTTTAGCTGAAGGTGTAGGTGCTGAGAACATTCTTGGTGCATTTTTAGCAGGGGTAATCGTATCATTGTTAGGCCCGGATCAAGATATGGTGGAAAAATTAGACTCATTTGGTTACGGATTTTTCATTCCGATATTCTTTATTATGGTTGGTGTGAATTTAAATATTCCAACATTAATTAAAGAACCAGGCTTACTCATTATTATACCGTTATTATTTATTGCATTTTTAATTTCTAAGCTAATACCGGTGAGTATTATAGGTAAATGGTACGATAAGAAGACGACAATTTCGTCAGCATTTTTATTAACATCAACTTTATCATTAGTTATTGCGGCAGCAAAAATCGCTGAACAGTTAGGCACAATTAGTCCTGAAATATCAGGTATTCTTATATTAAGTGCAGTTGTGACATGTGTATTCGTGCCGATTGTATTTAAAAAATTGTTCCCAATGCCTGAAGAAACGAAACGAGTTGTAAAAGTTAGCTTCATAGGTAAAAATCAGTTATCTATACCAGTTGCGCAAAGTATTCATTCGCATATTTATCAAACAACGATGTTTTTCAGAAAAGAATTATCAGATAGTAGAAGCTTAGATTCAAGCATCAAAACGCATGCGTTAGATAATTATATTGAAGAAGAATTAATAGAACTTGGTTTATTTAATTCAGACATCATTGTTTGTTCTGCAAATGATGATCAAATCAATAAAGAAATTGCATTGATGGCACATAAACATAATGTGAAGAGAATTATTTGTAAACAAGAGAGCATAACGGATGACGAAGAATTGAAAGATAAAAACATTGAATTCTTTAGTAGTTTCTTAAGTAACAAAATACTGCTTAAAGGATTAATAGAATCACCAAACATGCTTAATTTATTAAGTAATGTCGAAACGTCATTATATGAAATTGAGATGAAGAACCACAGTTATCACAATGTATTGTTACGTTCATTCCCATTTGCAGGAGATATCATATTTGTACGAATTATTAGAGGGAAAGATTCTATCGTACCGCACGGGGATACAGAACTACAATACGGAGATAAATTGATTGTAACGGGTTCTAAAGAATATGTATCACAATTGAAACAAGATATGGAATTTATATAG
- the mgtE gene encoding magnesium transporter, whose product MVNDNNEQYVEDEAFNKEHLDALLANDDIDQFREEFINMHTYDQGEYFEICDNATKQKIYQFLSPEEVADFFETTELDDEEYEEIFQNMNSNYASEMLSEMSYDNAVDILNVLTKNKVATLLALMNREDAQEIKALLHYEEDTAGGIMTTEFISVYSTMSVKEAMFYVKEQAPQAETIYVIFVVDESKKLAGVISLRDLIVAENDAYIEEIMSERVISSNVADDQEDIAQTMRDYDLIALPVIDYQDHILGIITIDDILDVMDEEASEDYSKLAGVSDIDSTNDSVVQTAMKRLPWLLILTVLGMITASILGQFEETLSKVALLAAFIPIISGMSGNSGTQSLAVSVRNISTGEIDEQSKFKLALRESGSGMLTGFICAISLFLIIVIIYREPILALIVSVSLTIAMTVGTLMGAVIPMFMNKMNIDPAVASGPFITTINDIVSMLIYFGLATAFMSYLI is encoded by the coding sequence ATTATTAGCAAACGATGATATTGACCAATTTCGCGAAGAGTTTATAAACATGCATACATACGATCAAGGTGAGTACTTTGAAATATGTGATAATGCAACAAAACAAAAAATATATCAATTCCTTTCTCCTGAAGAAGTTGCAGACTTCTTTGAAACGACCGAATTAGATGATGAAGAATATGAAGAAATATTCCAAAATATGAATTCTAATTACGCGAGTGAAATGTTAAGTGAAATGTCTTACGATAACGCAGTAGACATATTAAACGTGTTAACTAAAAATAAAGTTGCCACTTTACTTGCACTTATGAACCGTGAAGATGCACAAGAAATTAAAGCTTTATTACATTATGAAGAAGATACTGCCGGCGGTATTATGACGACCGAGTTTATCTCTGTATATTCAACTATGTCTGTAAAAGAAGCTATGTTCTATGTTAAAGAACAAGCACCTCAAGCAGAAACCATTTATGTTATTTTCGTAGTTGATGAGAGTAAAAAATTGGCCGGTGTCATTTCATTACGTGATTTAATTGTTGCAGAAAATGATGCTTATATAGAAGAAATTATGAGTGAACGTGTCATCAGTTCTAACGTAGCAGATGACCAAGAAGATATCGCTCAAACGATGAGAGACTATGACTTAATTGCATTACCAGTAATTGATTATCAAGATCATATATTAGGTATTATTACAATCGATGATATCCTAGACGTTATGGACGAAGAAGCAAGTGAAGACTACTCTAAATTAGCCGGTGTATCAGACATCGACTCAACGAACGATTCAGTTGTCCAAACTGCAATGAAAAGATTGCCTTGGCTGTTGATTTTAACAGTTTTAGGTATGATTACAGCTTCAATTTTAGGTCAATTTGAAGAAACATTATCAAAAGTAGCTTTATTAGCAGCATTTATACCTATTATTAGTGGTATGAGTGGTAATTCGGGTACACAATCATTAGCAGTTTCTGTACGTAATATATCAACTGGTGAAATCGATGAACAAAGTAAATTTAAACTGGCATTACGTGAATCAGGATCAGGTATGTTAACAGGATTCATATGTGCAATTAGTTTATTTTTAATTATCGTAATCATATATCGTGAACCGATTTTAGCATTAATTGTTTCAGTCAGTTTGACTATTGCTATGACAGTTGGTACGTTAATGGGTGCTGTAATTCCAATGTTTATGAATAAAATGAACATTGACCCAGCAGTTGCAAGTGGTCCATTTATCACAACTATAAACGACATAGTTAGTATGTTAATTTATTTCGGACTTGCAACAGCATTTATGTCTTACTTAATATAA